tccccccccaaccttcctggCACAAGCTCTAGCCACACCCTCCAGCCTCCCGGCactcgccacacccccccccccatcccctcaccactcgctctcgccacccccccccccccccaaccccatggcACACGCTCTCGCcacccccctccagcctcccggcactcgccccccccccccccccatcccctcaccactcgctctcgccatccccccccccaaccccctggcaCACGCTCTCgccaccccctccatcctcccggcactcgccacaccctccccccccatcccctcaccactcgctctcgccaccccccccccaaccccctggcaCACGCTCTCGccaccccctccagcctcccggcactcgctctcgccacccccccaacccccctggcACATGCTCTCGCCagccccctccaacaccctcccccctcagcatTCGCTCTCGCCAGCCACCTCCAACCCCCTGGCACTTGCTCtcaccagcccccccaacccccatccccccaccactcgctctcgacactccccccccaaccctcctggcACAAGCTCTAGCCACACCCTCCAGCCTCCCGGCactcgccacaccccccccccccccatcccctcaccactcgctctcgccacccccccccccccccaaccccctggcaCACGCTCTCGccaccccctccagcctcccggcactcgccacaccccccccccccccatcccctcaccactcgctctcgccaccccccccccccaaccccctggcaCACGCTCTCGccaccccctccagcctcccggcactcgctctcgccacccccccaaacccctggcactcgctctcgccacccccccaacccccctggcACATGCTCTCGccaccccctccagcctcccGGCACTTACTCTCGCCACCCCCCTAAACCCCTGGCACTcgctctcgaccccccccccccccccccccacctcctcccccccggcactcgctctcgccaccagcccccccatccacattcccccccccccacccggcactcgctctcactgtcccctctgcccccacccacagactgcggccacgccacctcttctcctgcggccaccccccCACGCCGGTGACCTACCTCCGCGCTGAACGGCGTTAACCATCAGCACTGGCTGATGCCATTAAATAGCTGTCTTGATTTACGCCGATGTGACCCATGCTTAACTTGGTGGGACTTAGGCCCATCTGGCCGGGAGAATACGGGCAGCACCGGGACCCATAGCcacccgccggcccccgccattctccgaggcgggcggcgggattgacaCCTCGCCGACATTTTGCCGTTGGTAGAATTcgagacatggcgggggcgggattgatgccagcccctgccgattctccgacccggcagggggtcggagaatcccgcccctggtctttgttttgtgtttggggtggggattgggtggtTCCAGATGCGTGGAAGTGGGGGAGCTTGAGGAGGGATAGACGCTGCTCCTCCTGTAGCCCACAATCAATAAGGAAAGACATGTAACTTTATCTGTGGTTTTACAGAAGCCACAAAACCCAGCTGACCAAGGTTAAAATCGGAAGACTAATTAAATTTGAAGCATGTGCAGCTTCACATTAATTCAGTATTTAAATGGACAGCCCCTGTGTCTTTGCCTCTAAACCAAGAAGTCGGGAATTTCGAGGTGGCTTGGTAGTTTGATATTTTCACAATTTGCACCTCATCCAACTTCAACCAACTGGATTTTGGAGCTTAAAACTACCCTTACTATACAATTCCCGGATGTATGATTTTCAGACGATTCTCTGGTCTCTGAGATGATGAGTTTCAATTGATCTCAAAGCCACTGTTCAGAAACTTTAACCTCAGTAACTGGTTCATTTCAGCAAATTACCAAAGCCTCTGGGAATCAGTAAGCCCGACTTTAACTCTGTGTAAGTGAGTGGGCTTTAAGTATATACACAGGATACATGACACCAAAAATATTAACAATGATTCACTTGTAATTTCAATGTTGAGAGTAACCAGCAGAATCCTGAAATATAAATTAATTGATATGGTGCTGTACCATTGCTAAATACCATTACCACACTGCATCATCTAGTGTTAACCATAAAGGCCAGGGTTAGAATTCATTGCAAGAGTCAAATGTGAAACATGGACAAGTTAGAGCTTCAGACAAGGTGCGTTATAAATTTTTGTTTTCTCTTACAGTAACGCACAGGAGGATTTGTTGAAAGTGAAGCTTGATTGGCTTCAATGTCACTTCACGTGGGTTCCACAGAGAGAAAACTCTGATCTGAATGATTTGAAGCAAAGATTACAAGATTCAATAGATTTTGGAGTGAAATATAAAGCCAGGTCTTACAACCATCTCGCTTTTGTAAACTGTCTGCAAGAAAACTATAAGCAGGCAATTCAAAACTTAAAGGAAGCTGAAAGAATTCTGAGGGAGAATCATGAAGATGAATTTGACAAAAGAATCATCGTCACCTATGGAAACTATGCCTGGGTATATTATCACATGGGAAAACTGACAGAGGCTCAGTCCTACCTCGACACACTGGAGAGGATCTGTCAACAATTTCCTGAAGCCTCTCGATACTCAGCACTGATACCTGAGGTATACGGGGAGAAGGGTTGGTCTCTGTTGAATTGTAATAGTCAATATTATGAAGATGCAATGGAATGTTTCAAAAAGGCTCTGGTGGAAGAGCCAGATAACACAGACTGGAATGTTGGATATGCAACTGTTCTGTCCCGTCTGGAGCAGTTCTCTGGTACAGCACAGAATCAAGGGCCCAGAGAATCAGTGAGGCAGTGGAGACGTGTGCTGGAGCTTGATCCAGATGACTCTGTAGCCATGGTACAGCTGGCTCTAAAACTACAGTTCCATCAGAATGGGGAGACACTCAATTCAGTTGATGGAATGGAATTAGTTGAAAAAGCGTTGCAGAAGTCCCCTGATCTTCCATATGTGCTTCGCTATGCAGCACAATTTTACAGAGCGGCCGGAGATGTGGAAAAAGCTATGGAGCTGTTGAAGAAAGGATTGGAAATTACCCCACACTCTAACTTCCTGCACCATCAACTGGGCTGGTGTTACAGAGTCAAATTTGATCAACTGACAAAGTTTCCAGCCCAAGGTCCTCGCAATGCTGCTCTCCAACAGAAAGCTCAATTGATGAAACTCTGCAAGAATCATTTTCAAAAGGCAATAGAGAATCGACCATATAAAtctgttaaactccatctggatTTGGCAGATACTTATTCATTAAATGGAGAACATTGCAAAGCGAAGGAGGTCTACAGCCACTTACTGACATTGGAAGATATACGTCCAGAGAATAAGCAGGCAGTATGTTTACAGGCTGGGTTATTTGAACTAAATCACATGAAATCAGAATCAAATGCCATCACCCATTTTCTGAAAGGAATCAAAGTCAATTATGATTCAATACAACAGAAAAGATGTCGAGAAAACTTGGAGAAGATAGCAATAAGACGGCTTCGCAGGAATCCTAGAGAAAGCAAGGCCCTTGGTGTTTTTGGGTTCCTGCACCAGCTGGATGGTGAGAGATGTGAAGCTATTAAATGCTTTGAAAAGGCCTTGGAGTCCGATCCTGACAATGAAGAATATCTCAGTGCTCTTTGTGAATTACGCCTTTCCATCAAGGCCGACAATGACATTCCCAACTAACACTAAACACATTTTGAAAAGTATATTGATGCTCCCGGATCGATAAACAGGTTTAGTCGGCTACATTTTAGTTACACTCTATTTTCGCCTTCTTTGAAATTAGCATTTTATTCATGTGTGTTTAATTTTCAAACACTAATTGTTTTGTAATTATTCTAAACCCTGCATTTTATTCTGGAATGCTATCCATACTAATAAGCGAACCAAATAGCATTTTTTCCATGTCCTTGGAGTGTTTACTGAGTGTGAAAAAGAACAAAATAAGAAAAGATTAGGGCAATTGGAGAGAATTCACAATAATTCTTGTTTAAACATGTTTAAACCAATAATCAGCTTAACATGGGTCTGATTGTAactccagatgggttttgggtgggtgctgaggggatttggaAACTCACTGGTTTCTgcagattctggctctgggttcAGGACAGAGTTGGCAGCGCAGTCGGTGCCCGATGATATCACTGGAACCTAGTCCCTGTATGTTAATGAGGTCCCGCCCATTTtgggtgagctgtttaacctaGTGGGTAAATTCACCAAGTGGGTAGATTTAAAATCACCTCCTTTAAATTCTAATTTAACCTAAATAACTGGGAGATAGATGTAATCTGgtgtccaaatgcagattaacaaGATATTTTGTTTGGATCTTCATCTGTTTCATGATATTAACAGTAAAACATTATAACAGCTGTTACAATAACCTTCAGTGCACTCTGAGTGTGTATTTTATGGTGTTTTTTAATAATGATGGTGTAATAACAATATCCAATCCAGCCACAGAGGGTATAATGAATCCATTCTGCCCCCCCTATCTTTCACTTACTGCCTCTTCACAGAAACGTTCCCCATTGGGTGAAAGGCTTTCCATCTGTGACAGCGGAGAAAGGGCCAACAATCACTGCAGACTATTCAGATAAATCAACAGCTTGATTCTGTTGCTGTGAGGATTTGCTGACTGACGATCGGACTCCCATCCAGAGCGTTCATTCAGATCTCAGCCTCTGTCACTGGGAGTCTCGCTGTCCTGTAACTTGTCAGCTTCACCAACTCTCCATCAAACCATCTGAGTCCCTCATTGGCCAACGCAGAGCAGCCTGGACAATACCCGAGAAAGACCATTTCTACAGACTGTACCATCTCACTGAGGGGGAAAGCAGTAAATGGGGGAAGGCTAAAGGATATAAAAATGGTTTAAAAGAATAAAACTTAATGGCGGCAGATACTGATTTCCTTACAATGATTTCAATTTCAATTGTAATTGTCTTGATTTAATTTGAATATTCAAATAACCAATAAAATTAAACTGGGGCTAAGAGTTTGCTTGTGTTGATATGAGTGAACTTCTTGTAGCCAGAGGACATCATGAAACTAAAACTGTAATTTATGATCACTTGTGAACATGTTTAAAAACAACATTCCATTCTGTTAAACACTGAGCAACTTCGGCATAAACTACCAAGTTTTATGGTGACTGTCACACTCTCAACTAAATGGAAACACTGTAAATCGATGAAAAATAAGAGGATATGAGGAGGTTCAAAATAGTTCAAACGTTATAATTACAGACACAGGACACGATTCAACCAAAATATTTCTTGGGTGAGTTTGGCGGGATGTTTCCCACCtgatttttgggtgagatccacaccggtATTCACCTACTCTTCACTCACTTTTTGGAGCTTTGGGGAGTTTCTTCCTGGGCCACAATTAGAAATGTTATCATCACTGAGGAGCTGAACTTGTCGGCCAGATCGGcacctcagagatcgggctgccattttgaaagtgtgccccGAACTCTCAGTGAGCTTGAGGGACCCCCACACTCCATACCCACGGGTAATGCCATCCCTCGCACACATGTACATTACTCCCGTCCCCCTCAGGTGAGGCCAtcccgctatggggtcgctgagggcacCCCATTTACAGGCCTCCTGACCAAACCCTTTCGAGCACCATCCCTTTCAGGactcctcccttcacacccccaaCCTTTATTAGGTCTTTTCATAcccatccttcacccccccccccccaaccccccacccttcatacaccATCTCATCCCCCTTTTCATGGGTATGGCCCCCCCTCAGACTCCAAATTGCCCAGccgaggtgagtatctctggaTTGGTAGAggctgttggagacagctgtgatggaaagtcagtgtcatcacCAGACTGGTGCCCCGGGGTGTCTCTGGGTGCAGGTCGAGGGCTCACGGCCCTGGCTGGGTAATTTAGGGAAGAGGATCCCGGGACTCAATCTTTTGTGCACCACACACGTTCAGCGGTACAGCAGATGAAGGTAGAAACCTCCGCGGGGGCGAATGGTCAAAGGGCACCCTGACCTCAGGGACTAGCTGCCTTCCGGACAGGTTCcgggcttctggaaagagcaGTCCTAtctattgtggagatgcagtctcagagccagggactatgTGACGGAATGttagcaaccatccagcacctgtcGGTGAAGTTGGAGGAGTTAACCGCCTGCAGGGCTAACCATGCCCGCcaaccaggccaacaccgcacaggtggtgtCTGCAATGGTAGCCCAGGGGGGAAAAGGTTGCGGACATGGATCAAGATGTCAAAggcctggggcacactgtgcaagCGGTGGCTGAGGACCAGGACaggactgccctctcacaggagttCCAGAGTGTTGCCAAGTCACAACAGACATGACTGAGGGCCTTGGCGGCCTTGCCCAACTGCTGGTCATCATGGCACAAACCCAGAGAGAGGTTACACAGTCACTGGCCGATGTGGtccagacccagaaggtggtggcgcagtcccagatggagatggatcATCCCTGTGCCCCATGGTCGTGAACATCGAGACCCTGGTTAGACAGgcatgggcctccaggactggcagtgctaggtggttggggagcctcaggggtcagctcggctcgcacccccatcccatggattggcccaggggccattgggcaccctggggaagaggaggtgctggggcccgtgcaGGTGACTTCtggaggggaggtgccggaacagcaCAGTGCCTTAGACTCCCCCccttctgtccctggtgcatctggtgggcagcgggcagaacagggtggcaccacaccacctgggacactcaAGCAACAGCCATGCCCATCCAGCCCCCATTGCCCCAGAAGAATGCCGCCAAAGGggatccaggtcacagggcgggaatatCAGCAGGCCgcgtccactcctgatgtactgcctggggatccaggtaggcGTAGCGCAAGGGTCCGTCAGGCCAGAGAAATAGACAGCAGTTAAGTTGGTACAGTATAGCATTCGggactagggcacaaacctgtatccatatgttcacattaaacactgtgcacaatgttacaacctgcctcagtattCTGTCAGATGGGCGTGAGGAATTGGCTGGTCTGGGCTAGGCGCAGAGGGCTAGGGGGCTGGGAGAAGGTGGCATTGTGGGTGTGCTTGGCCCAGGTGCCTCCTGGAGAGGAGGTACTGGAACAGCACAGTGCCTTAGACTCACCGCTACGGTGTCCCAACTCGATCCGACACCcaatgcaccctccccaacccaccgaccccacctctgccaccccagggattcgatgggaccgtgtgatggaatggccagcttgcatgcagagaTCGCCCAAGTGGATGGTGGAaaatgctaccgtgggcaggaggcaGAACTCGTCAACGATGCAGAAcagcagagctcatcacagagcgggttgtcatcatcctccttcccatggaccagacccgctgttacttccAACCCAGCGGCCGCACCCTATAGTGAGGCAGATAGGTATGTCGGAGGGGGTTgcaaggggtgtgggggtgaggtgtgcAGGGAGGGTATCCATGGGTTGGGGTGGTCAGCCGGGAGTGTGGGATGGCATGTGCGTGTGGCTGGTCAGTCCCCCTTTTTAGTGAACCTGGCGGTGATCAGAGCTTTCCGTTCACGCCGGCCCAGGCGCACACGTATGTGGCCTCCTGTACCTGCCCGGGCCCTAGGTCCTGCAcaccctcgccctctccctcatcctcctcattGAATGAGGACTGCTGTTCATCCACCTCCTCccgcacatcgcccctctgctgtgtgatgatgaggtggacgcagcaggccaccatgatgtgggagactctccacaCGCTATACTGGAGCCCATCCAGAGTGGAAcatgcacctgaaccgcatcttcagtttgctgaagcaccgctctatcacacacctggtcactgcatggactTCATTGTAACGGGTCTCCGTGTCGATCTGTGACCTCTGCATAAGCATTACCAGCCACGGCCgcagtgggtaacccctgtcacacaGGAGCCAACCCCCAGCCAGGGGTGTGCCTCGAAGAGGTTAGGAACCGTTGAGTGTGACAGGAgtgaaggtgttgtgcacactgccagggtatcaggtGCCCACCATACCCTGGGGCCATTGGTGCCTGGCACCATTGGgtactctggccctggtgcccatctCTGCTGCCAGGGGAACGGGTAGCTGGCACTACCCATGCAGCGGTAATCTCCTGGGCCCCCATCTGGCAGCCTCTTGAAGGTGCCCTTGTggccattgcccttgggtgggccaaaTTATGACCC
The sequence above is drawn from the Scyliorhinus canicula chromosome 16, sScyCan1.1, whole genome shotgun sequence genome and encodes:
- the LOC119950956 gene encoding interferon-induced protein with tetratricopeptide repeats 5-like isoform X2 gives rise to the protein MSNAQEDLLKVKLDWLQCHFTWVPQRENSDLNDLKQRLQDSIDFGVKYKARSYNHLAFVNCLQENYKQAIQNLKEAERILRENHEDEFDKRIIVTYGNYAWVYYHMGKLTEAQSYLDTLERICQQFPEASRYSALIPEVYGEKGWSLLNCNSQYYEDAMECFKKALVEEPDNTDWNVGYATVLSRLEQFSGTAQNQGPRESVRQWRRVLELDPDDSVAMVQLALKLQFHQNGETLNSVDGMELVEKALQKSPDLPYVLRYAAQFYRAAGDVEKAMELLKKGLEITPHSNFLHHQLGWCYRVKFDQLTKFPAQGPRNAALQQKAQLMKLCKNHFQKAIENRPYKSVKLHLDLADTYSLNGEHCKAKEVYSHLLTLEDIRPENKQAVCLQAGLFELNHMKSESNAITHFLKGIKVNYDSIQQKRCRENLEKIAIRRLRRNPRESKALGVFGFLHQLDGERCEAIKCFEKALESDPDNEEYLSALCELRLSIKADNDIPN
- the LOC119950956 gene encoding interferon-induced protein with tetratricopeptide repeats 5-like isoform X1, translated to MNNAQEDLLKVKLDWLQCHFTWVPQRENSDLNDLKQRLQDSIDFGVKYKARSYNHLAFVNCLQENYKQAIQNLKEAERILRENHEDEFDKRIIVTYGNYAWVYYHMGKLTEAQSYLDTLERICQQFPEASRYSALIPEVYGEKGWSLLNCNSQYYEDAMECFKKALVEEPDNTDWNVGYATVLSRLEQFSGTAQNQGPRESVRQWRRVLELDPDDSVAMVQLALKLQFHQNGETLNSVDGMELVEKALQKSPDLPYVLRYAAQFYRAAGDVEKAMELLKKGLEITPHSNFLHHQLGWCYRVKFDQLTKFPAQGPRNAALQQKAQLMKLCKNHFQKAIENRPYKSVKLHLDLADTYSLNGEHCKAKEVYSHLLTLEDIRPENKQAVCLQAGLFELNHMKSESNAITHFLKGIKVNYDSIQQKRCRENLEKIAIRRLRRNPRESKALGVFGFLHQLDGERCEAIKCFEKALESDPDNEEYLSALCELRLSIKADNDIPN